In a single window of the Flavobacterium sp. W4I14 genome:
- a CDS encoding hypothetical protein (product_source=Hypo-rule applied; cleavage_site_network=SignalP-noTM; superfamily=56935), whose amino-acid sequence MKNKFTLVSALAVAIISSYSFRVQAQVSNLRPYDKSGINVFEAPKDSNAVFDKIKVRFGAGFTQSFQGLKHENTSGGLYKITPGFNTANANLFMDVQLSDGIRLNLTSYLSSRHHNETWVKGGYIQFDKLPFKGKLWEDIMSVTTIKIGHMEINYGDQHFRRSDGGQTIYNPFIENYIMDGFTTEIGGEVLVRKNALFGLIGVSNGMIKGNIDSLIATPQDANVHKSPAVYIKGGFDKQLNSDLRVRFAASYYSNNSSGGQTLYGGDRTGSNYFMVLEKVGAVNTTNAFSGRFNPGFTKKVNALQLNAFIKFQGLELFATYENAKGRSKTEVGSRGAEQMAIDGVYRFGKTADFFIGAKYNVVTAAMANVPAAGTTPAITYNNDVKIDRIAIAAGWFMTRNILLKGEYVSQKYKDFPTVDFRSGGKFKGYVIQAVVGF is encoded by the coding sequence ATGAAAAATAAATTTACACTAGTTTCTGCACTAGCAGTAGCAATTATAAGTTCGTATAGTTTTAGGGTACAGGCACAGGTTTCCAATCTTAGGCCTTATGATAAATCCGGTATTAATGTTTTTGAAGCACCCAAAGATAGCAATGCTGTGTTTGATAAAATAAAAGTCCGTTTTGGTGCGGGATTTACCCAGTCTTTTCAGGGGCTGAAACATGAAAATACCTCGGGCGGACTATACAAAATAACGCCGGGTTTTAATACTGCCAATGCCAATCTTTTCATGGATGTACAACTCTCAGATGGGATCAGGCTGAACCTCACGAGCTATCTTTCTTCCCGCCACCACAACGAAACCTGGGTGAAGGGTGGATATATCCAGTTTGATAAGCTGCCGTTTAAGGGCAAGTTGTGGGAAGATATTATGTCGGTAACAACCATCAAAATCGGGCACATGGAAATCAACTATGGCGATCAGCATTTCCGCAGGTCGGATGGCGGGCAAACGATTTATAACCCGTTTATTGAAAATTACATCATGGATGGCTTTACAACCGAAATAGGCGGAGAAGTTTTGGTGAGAAAAAATGCGCTGTTCGGTTTAATCGGTGTTTCAAATGGAATGATCAAAGGTAATATCGATAGCCTGATCGCTACTCCCCAGGATGCAAATGTGCACAAATCACCAGCTGTTTATATAAAAGGCGGCTTTGATAAACAATTGAACAGCGATTTGAGGGTGCGTTTTGCAGCCTCTTATTACAGCAATAACAGTTCTGGCGGACAGACCTTATATGGTGGCGACCGTACCGGGTCGAACTATTTTATGGTGCTGGAAAAAGTCGGCGCAGTAAATACCACCAATGCTTTCTCAGGGCGGTTTAACCCTGGTTTTACCAAAAAAGTCAATGCCCTTCAGCTAAACGCATTTATAAAATTTCAGGGACTAGAACTGTTTGCAACTTATGAAAACGCAAAGGGAAGATCAAAAACAGAAGTAGGCAGCAGGGGAGCCGAACAGATGGCAATAGATGGTGTTTACAGGTTCGGAAAGACAGCGGATTTCTTTATCGGCGCAAAATATAATGTGGTTACGGCCGCGATGGCTAATGTGCCAGCTGCCGGAACAACACCTGCAATAACTTATAATAATGATGTAAAAATAGACCGCATTGCTATTGCTGCGGGATGGTTTATGACCAGAAACATATTGTTAAAAGGCGAGTATGTGAGCCAGAAATATAAAGATTTCCCAACTGTAGATTTCCGAAGCGGAGGAAAATTCAAAGGTTATGTAATCCAGGCTGTTGTAGGATTTTAG
- a CDS encoding polyisoprenoid-binding protein YceI (product_source=COG2353; cath_funfam=2.40.128.110; cog=COG2353; pfam=PF04264; smart=SM00867; superfamily=101874), with protein sequence MTDVTALKFSLAAKSLKSGKSAMDDRTYKTLNATTFPKISYQLTFATVTMVQAKRYSIQTTGILTIAGKTQSLSMKVMALVNADGSISCHGSEQLMLTDYGIEPPSFMLGTMKVGNNLVVRFEFDYVKTSVAK encoded by the coding sequence ATGACAGATGTAACAGCCCTAAAATTTAGTCTCGCGGCAAAGAGTCTCAAAAGCGGTAAATCTGCTATGGATGACCGTACCTATAAAACGCTTAACGCAACTACGTTTCCTAAGATAAGCTATCAGCTCACTTTTGCAACAGTTACCATGGTACAGGCAAAAAGGTATTCGATTCAGACTACCGGAATCCTGACCATTGCCGGGAAAACACAAAGCCTTTCAATGAAGGTAATGGCTTTGGTAAATGCAGATGGCTCCATCAGTTGCCATGGCAGCGAACAATTAATGCTAACCGACTATGGTATTGAACCACCAAGTTTTATGCTTGGCACAATGAAAGTGGGTAATAACCTTGTTGTCAGGTTCGAGTTCGACTATGTTAAGACATCAGTAGCAAAATAA
- a CDS encoding hypothetical protein (product_source=Hypo-rule applied; cath_funfam=2.30.30.40; cleavage_site_network=SignalP-noTM): MKIFNIFQKKIRPLTLLFMLSPLVTVAQTTYQLSQTAGNSVKVMGTSNVHDWSMTSKQFEKHRYI, from the coding sequence ATGAAAATATTTAACATATTCCAGAAAAAAATCAGACCTCTCACCCTATTATTTATGCTCTCACCGCTGGTAACAGTGGCGCAAACAACATATCAGCTTTCGCAAACAGCCGGCAATTCAGTTAAGGTAATGGGCACATCCAATGTCCACGATTGGTCGATGACATCCAAACAGTTCGAAAAGCACAGGTACATTTAA
- a CDS encoding hypothetical protein (product_source=Hypo-rule applied) has product MTLKYQLVYNSPLLEGCPQDGVFISPSRTGFFLFGVKKTSAASLNAVENIKAHEKTKNTG; this is encoded by the coding sequence ATGACGTTGAAATATCAGCTGGTATATAATTCCCCTCTTTTAGAGGGGTGTCCGCAGGACGGGGTGTTTATTAGTCCTAGCCGGACAGGCTTCTTTCTTTTTGGTGTCAAAAAGACCAGCGCAGCTAGCTTGAATGCCGTTGAAAACATAAAGGCCCATGAAAAAACAAAAAACACCGGCTGA
- a CDS encoding hypothetical protein (product_source=Hypo-rule applied; cath_funfam=3.90.226.10; cleavage_site_network=SignalP-noTM; pfam=PF03572; superfamily=52096), with the protein MKRLSLLLITTTFPFLLMAQQLPCNCLQNLNEAIVKTELNYAGFPQKVYAKTKPAYENMVTSLRKKAENENNPKNCYYLIKDYVRFFADKHFSLTYLNKDDYEKETVAVDESYFKTLKPGIGAEGIWINADSSITLGIKKFPGNEYKAIVLSAKDSMLHKGLVYFTLKPHQKGYLLNQYNVFNSIDFYAQQRGGLLQLWNFSLFGRVFPDEMTAKEKKELGTWKNNNNGLNYTRLDEETSYIKIPTFFNNDSKIEKLVAAHDKAIRNSKYLIIDLRGNGGGNSGWSFLLPYVMTNPIKQDSPLLRISQDNVRLKRSELEYFVKNPVPVDLKKYYPDQYVANLKKIYAELTSAKDTFYQTPGLTIPLDSVLSSPAKVALITDELCGSSAEYFFHLMKQSKKTTRYGRNSVGMMDYEGPTSPTPLPCKTLILMMPVSKSSWTDKKPIDATGFTPDVKLNIPGDQWVEYIIKDLKRKN; encoded by the coding sequence ATGAAAAGACTAAGTCTCCTCCTTATTACCACTACTTTTCCCTTTTTACTCATGGCACAACAGCTACCCTGTAACTGCCTGCAGAATTTAAATGAAGCAATTGTTAAAACTGAGCTCAACTATGCCGGATTTCCGCAAAAAGTATATGCTAAGACAAAACCAGCCTATGAGAACATGGTAACCAGCCTCCGCAAAAAGGCAGAAAATGAAAACAATCCTAAAAACTGCTACTATCTTATTAAAGATTACGTTAGATTTTTTGCAGACAAACATTTTTCATTGACATACCTCAACAAGGACGATTACGAAAAAGAAACTGTAGCTGTAGACGAATCTTATTTTAAAACACTGAAACCGGGTATTGGCGCTGAAGGCATATGGATAAACGCGGACAGTTCAATTACCCTTGGGATAAAAAAATTTCCGGGCAATGAATACAAGGCTATTGTACTTAGTGCAAAGGATAGTATGCTCCACAAGGGACTTGTCTATTTTACACTAAAACCACACCAAAAAGGCTATCTGCTAAATCAGTACAATGTATTTAACAGTATAGATTTTTATGCTCAGCAAAGGGGCGGCCTGCTGCAGCTGTGGAATTTTTCACTTTTTGGAAGGGTTTTCCCTGATGAAATGACGGCAAAAGAAAAAAAGGAGTTAGGTACATGGAAAAACAACAACAATGGTCTCAATTATACTCGATTGGACGAGGAAACCAGCTATATCAAAATCCCGACCTTCTTTAATAACGACAGTAAGATCGAGAAGTTGGTTGCAGCCCATGATAAAGCCATCAGGAATAGTAAGTACCTGATCATAGATCTGCGTGGGAACGGAGGAGGCAATTCCGGCTGGAGCTTTCTCTTACCCTATGTGATGACCAACCCCATCAAACAGGATAGCCCCCTACTTCGCATTTCGCAGGACAATGTCAGGCTCAAAAGATCAGAGCTTGAATATTTTGTCAAAAATCCAGTACCTGTAGATCTAAAAAAATACTATCCTGATCAATATGTAGCTAACCTCAAAAAAATCTACGCAGAACTCACATCTGCCAAGGACACCTTTTATCAGACCCCTGGATTAACGATCCCCCTTGATTCTGTTCTCAGCAGTCCTGCTAAAGTTGCACTAATTACTGATGAACTTTGCGGTAGCTCCGCAGAATACTTTTTTCATTTAATGAAACAAAGCAAAAAGACAACACGGTACGGTAGGAATAGTGTAGGCATGATGGATTATGAAGGCCCAACATCACCAACGCCACTTCCGTGCAAAACACTGATACTCATGATGCCGGTTTCAAAATCGAGCTGGACCGATAAGAAGCCTATTGATGCAACCGGGTTCACTCCTGATGTTAAGCTTAACATACCAGGCGATCAGTGGGTTGAATACATTATCAAAGACCTCAAAAGGAAAAACTGA
- a CDS encoding TPR repeat protein (product_source=COG0790; cath_funfam=1.25.40.10,3.10.110.10; cog=COG0790; ko=KO:K07126; pfam=PF08238,PF14903; smart=SM00671; superfamily=69360,81901), giving the protein MSHRTYLYNIDTPSIAEDSDKMMMEWGYEMPLLLQPLLVEGGFVSGNNYNNHIEFNNSGLFYYSKPGIENLKRFYKFLEDQPGLIIDIEKFKDARDKLFNYLDKLTGGYFHLDMWDVLNMEDSPHAEQAKLWLVNISHNNQIITKAMDAGDISLLNYKDFNDVNPGFTSFPDLLNYEGYNYGWSCIWTAVEEDLTYEIFEENKLWGLKDKDGGILLAPQFDEFYSFGPQDLAVVSKNGKYGYVDTTGKIAIPLIWEDAYDFEYSGVAVVTVQQKSGLINSKGEQITQLVYDELETIGEGNSFNAKKESLWGVIDATGQVVIDFEHQDIINSGYGFYYTKISGQKNQKIYNEFFKYLGEFPIDSIENLDNGLLMIKPHKGLSSGLLYKKDGTLLDSGFEKINRQTNFNDLLVIRKNKKHGAISRKNECYVLPCQYDAILDIRARIKDEISDIALVHQGDKKGIYDGNPKNPSWLIPLDDYQQILWLYETVFTLQKNQLWCISNVANNNISGFEFDLVVQKPNEDGFAYAFKDDNVYSVSDTAITATPKSVAQAHASEDYAYYFEHESRKRLLAYGKGLSRNDEQITDELDAAYNLCIKAIEAYNVKDYAKSIYYDTIASEKGYTLSMNNLAHIYYNIEGFIDDDKAFYWFHKSAIANEENAMNGLGMCYKYGVGTTVDIEKALFWLNKAADAQLAIANNNLGDIYSEDLLVPFNPDKALQYYQTAAELGEPKNNWLGYLYDLKGDHEKALQYYQLGADEGIDISAYNLGIFHLNGLGTSKNVTKAIENFKLSLDRGYHQANIDLALIYRNEAGFKDEQKVQQHLDAAKTAGLEIPENLLIKKKGWFDF; this is encoded by the coding sequence ATGTCACACCGTACCTATTTATACAATATCGATACCCCGTCAATTGCAGAAGATTCAGATAAGATGATGATGGAATGGGGTTACGAAATGCCGCTTTTACTTCAGCCATTATTAGTAGAAGGAGGCTTTGTTTCAGGCAACAATTACAACAATCATATTGAATTTAATAATTCCGGATTGTTCTATTATTCCAAACCAGGAATTGAAAACCTGAAACGGTTTTATAAATTTCTTGAAGACCAACCTGGTCTGATCATAGATATAGAAAAGTTTAAAGATGCCCGCGACAAGCTTTTCAATTATCTGGATAAGCTTACTGGCGGTTACTTTCATCTGGATATGTGGGACGTTTTAAATATGGAGGATTCGCCTCACGCCGAACAGGCAAAGCTTTGGCTCGTGAACATTAGCCATAACAATCAGATAATTACCAAAGCGATGGACGCGGGAGACATCAGCCTGTTGAATTATAAAGATTTTAATGATGTCAATCCTGGTTTTACCTCTTTCCCGGACCTATTGAATTACGAAGGCTACAACTACGGCTGGTCCTGTATCTGGACAGCTGTTGAAGAAGACCTTACCTATGAAATATTTGAAGAAAATAAACTTTGGGGACTAAAGGATAAGGATGGCGGTATCTTACTAGCCCCCCAGTTTGATGAATTTTACAGCTTCGGGCCACAGGACCTGGCAGTGGTATCAAAAAACGGCAAATACGGATATGTGGATACTACTGGAAAAATAGCCATTCCATTGATTTGGGAAGATGCTTACGATTTCGAGTATTCGGGTGTTGCCGTAGTTACAGTCCAACAAAAATCAGGATTGATCAATTCAAAAGGAGAGCAGATCACCCAGCTTGTTTATGACGAACTGGAAACTATTGGGGAGGGAAATAGCTTCAATGCAAAAAAAGAATCGCTTTGGGGTGTCATCGATGCCACTGGCCAGGTGGTTATTGATTTTGAGCATCAGGATATAATTAATTCCGGATATGGTTTTTATTACACCAAGATCAGTGGACAGAAAAATCAAAAGATCTACAATGAGTTTTTTAAGTACCTGGGCGAATTCCCAATTGATTCTATAGAAAACCTTGATAATGGATTGTTAATGATTAAGCCCCACAAAGGGCTTAGTTCGGGGCTATTATACAAAAAAGATGGAACCCTGCTGGATAGCGGGTTTGAAAAAATAAACAGACAAACAAATTTCAACGACCTGCTGGTTATTCGAAAAAACAAGAAACATGGTGCCATTAGCAGAAAAAATGAATGTTACGTGCTGCCCTGCCAGTATGATGCAATTTTGGATATCCGTGCCAGAATTAAAGATGAGATAAGCGATATCGCATTGGTCCATCAGGGGGATAAAAAGGGCATTTATGATGGTAATCCGAAAAACCCATCATGGTTAATTCCTCTTGATGACTACCAGCAGATCCTGTGGCTTTATGAAACTGTTTTTACACTGCAAAAAAACCAGTTGTGGTGCATTTCCAATGTTGCAAACAATAATATTAGCGGTTTCGAATTTGACCTGGTTGTACAGAAACCCAATGAGGATGGTTTTGCTTACGCATTTAAAGACGATAACGTTTATTCCGTTAGCGATACGGCAATTACCGCTACCCCTAAATCAGTTGCGCAAGCGCATGCCAGCGAGGATTACGCTTATTATTTTGAACATGAAAGCAGGAAGAGACTTTTAGCCTACGGAAAAGGGTTAAGCAGAAATGATGAACAGATAACAGACGAACTGGACGCTGCTTACAATCTTTGTATCAAGGCTATAGAGGCTTATAACGTTAAGGATTATGCAAAATCAATATATTATGATACCATTGCATCCGAAAAAGGTTATACCCTCTCCATGAATAACCTTGCACATATTTATTATAACATTGAAGGGTTTATTGATGATGATAAAGCCTTTTATTGGTTCCATAAAAGTGCAATTGCCAATGAGGAGAATGCCATGAATGGACTGGGCATGTGCTATAAGTATGGAGTTGGCACAACAGTAGATATAGAAAAGGCATTATTCTGGCTAAACAAAGCAGCTGATGCTCAACTGGCAATAGCGAACAACAACCTTGGCGACATCTATTCCGAAGATCTATTAGTTCCCTTCAATCCGGATAAGGCGCTTCAATATTATCAAACTGCTGCCGAACTTGGCGAACCTAAAAACAACTGGCTGGGCTACCTTTATGATTTAAAAGGTGACCATGAAAAGGCACTGCAGTATTATCAGCTGGGTGCTGATGAAGGCATTGATATTTCTGCCTACAATCTTGGCATTTTTCATTTAAATGGACTGGGAACCAGCAAAAATGTGACCAAGGCAATAGAAAACTTTAAGCTTTCATTAGATCGCGGATACCATCAGGCAAATATAGATCTTGCCTTAATTTACAGGAATGAAGCAGGCTTTAAGGATGAGCAAAAGGTACAACAGCATCTCGATGCGGCCAAAACAGCAGGTTTGGAAATACCCGAAAACCTGCTAATCAAAAAGAAAGGCTGGTTTGATTTTTAA
- a CDS encoding DNA-binding response OmpR family regulator (product_source=COG0745; cath_funfam=1.10.10.10,3.40.50.2300; cog=COG0745; pfam=PF00072,PF00486; smart=SM00448; superfamily=52172), giving the protein MKKTKVLYAEDEPFLARIVLDGLTSSGYEVNLALDGALAWAQFEKEKPDICVLDIMMPQKDGYKLAAEIRKSNPNMPIIFLSAKALTEDVVMGFKSGGNDYLKKPFSIDELLVRMESLLKRFGPANNGETETDRKYRFRSCELDPVAQKLKTSVGEYSLSYKEAILLELLLKNRNNILEREDALIKIWGEDSFYNGRSMDVFMAHLRKLLKSEPEIQIISLRGVGYKLIC; this is encoded by the coding sequence ATGAAGAAAACTAAGGTTTTATATGCAGAAGATGAGCCTTTTTTAGCGCGCATTGTGCTCGATGGCTTAACCAGCAGTGGTTACGAGGTAAACCTGGCTTTAGATGGCGCGCTTGCCTGGGCGCAATTTGAAAAAGAAAAGCCTGATATCTGTGTACTCGACATCATGATGCCCCAAAAGGACGGTTATAAGCTGGCGGCCGAAATCAGAAAATCAAATCCCAATATGCCGATCATCTTTTTGAGTGCAAAAGCCCTTACCGAAGATGTGGTGATGGGATTTAAAAGCGGTGGAAACGACTATCTTAAAAAACCTTTTAGCATTGATGAGCTGCTGGTGCGGATGGAATCACTTTTAAAGCGGTTTGGCCCTGCGAACAACGGGGAAACCGAAACCGATAGAAAATACCGGTTCAGGAGCTGTGAACTCGATCCTGTAGCCCAAAAACTAAAAACTTCTGTAGGTGAATATTCACTTTCTTATAAAGAAGCCATTCTGCTCGAATTATTACTGAAAAACCGCAATAACATTTTGGAACGTGAGGATGCGCTGATCAAAATATGGGGCGAAGACAGTTTTTACAATGGCCGCAGTATGGATGTGTTTATGGCACATCTGCGAAAGCTCTTAAAAAGTGAACCTGAAATACAGATCATCAGTTTGCGCGGAGTAGGGTATAAGCTCATTTGTTGA
- a CDS encoding signal transduction histidine kinase (product_source=COG0642; cath_funfam=3.30.565.10; cog=COG0642; pfam=PF00512,PF02518; smart=SM00387,SM00388; superfamily=47384,55874; transmembrane_helix_parts=Outside_1_9,TMhelix_10_28,Inside_29_222,TMhelix_223_245,Outside_246_484) codes for MKWLRSRYVLPLAVITLIISLCLQCAWIRQLYLAQKKSVATVLESIVSNASRQISYQSIAKGHEKSIRFQQFFLSPEWLVLKHAFDDLKVDNLRSRFHYGITNDSSVVEMKMSFPNNPKKQTDNKSTAIIDGKSQREVSLEDQQDLKEMDSLVNHRLDGLGVAIDRNYALYNYSDGKLVKGKVVPKYASSFVSGKYTYNLKFQKQYQLVVPSITWLIIYQMRYYLISSFLMLALTAAAFYLLIRLMKNQQLYAQARMSFTSNITHELQTPISTIAVALESISKYHLIDEPEKLQNYINISRHELQRLQAMIEKVLKQEQMDLGKTKLQFTLFDIQSVLKQVIFSMDIQVRENNSQLILVPSDEPYFIKGDAMHIANVCYNLIDNALKYSPAQSKIEVSCSIAEHELTISFKDNGPGIKEIYQQQVFERFFRIFSQDNIHNVKGSGLGLHYVKQVVELHGGRVALQSKVGKGSNFMINLPLYEEN; via the coding sequence ATGAAATGGCTTCGCTCCAGATATGTTCTTCCGCTGGCGGTTATCACACTGATCATTAGCCTGTGCCTGCAATGTGCATGGATAAGGCAGTTGTATCTGGCGCAAAAGAAATCTGTTGCTACGGTACTCGAATCCATTGTTAGCAATGCTTCGAGGCAGATAAGCTATCAGAGCATCGCGAAGGGGCACGAGAAAAGTATCCGTTTTCAGCAGTTTTTCCTCTCACCAGAATGGCTGGTGCTCAAACATGCTTTTGATGATTTAAAAGTGGATAACCTGCGCAGCCGGTTCCATTATGGAATTACCAATGATAGTTCGGTGGTAGAAATGAAAATGTCTTTCCCGAACAATCCTAAAAAGCAGACCGATAACAAATCAACAGCTATAATCGATGGCAAATCGCAACGGGAAGTTTCGCTGGAAGATCAGCAGGACCTTAAGGAGATGGATAGTTTGGTAAACCATCGGCTCGATGGCTTAGGTGTGGCTATCGATAGGAACTATGCCCTTTACAATTATTCAGATGGGAAGTTGGTGAAAGGGAAAGTGGTTCCTAAATATGCATCTTCTTTCGTTAGTGGGAAATATACCTATAACCTTAAGTTTCAGAAACAGTATCAGCTGGTGGTTCCAAGCATTACCTGGCTGATCATTTATCAGATGAGGTATTACCTCATTTCGTCGTTCCTGATGCTGGCACTTACAGCAGCCGCGTTCTACCTGCTCATCAGGCTGATGAAAAATCAGCAGCTTTATGCCCAGGCGAGAATGAGTTTTACCAGTAACATCACGCATGAACTCCAGACACCGATCTCGACGATTGCTGTGGCCCTTGAATCGATCAGTAAATATCATTTGATCGATGAGCCCGAAAAGCTGCAGAATTACATCAATATAAGCCGTCACGAATTGCAGCGTTTACAAGCGATGATAGAAAAGGTGCTTAAGCAGGAACAAATGGACCTTGGAAAAACAAAATTGCAATTTACCCTCTTCGATATTCAATCCGTACTCAAACAGGTGATTTTTTCTATGGATATTCAGGTACGCGAGAATAATTCGCAGCTTATACTTGTGCCTTCCGATGAACCCTATTTTATCAAAGGTGATGCGATGCATATTGCTAACGTATGTTATAACCTGATTGATAATGCGTTGAAATATTCACCGGCGCAATCCAAAATTGAGGTCTCCTGCAGCATTGCTGAACATGAATTAACCATCAGCTTTAAGGATAATGGTCCGGGGATCAAAGAAATTTATCAGCAACAGGTTTTCGAACGCTTTTTCAGGATTTTTAGCCAGGATAATATCCACAATGTGAAAGGATCCGGCCTGGGGCTTCATTATGTAAAACAGGTGGTAGAACTCCACGGCGGGCGTGTTGCGCTGCAGAGCAAAGTAGGGAAGGGAAGTAATTTTATGATCAATTTGCCCTTATATGAAGAAAACTAA